A stretch of DNA from Hippopotamus amphibius kiboko isolate mHipAmp2 chromosome 5, mHipAmp2.hap2, whole genome shotgun sequence:
tagcaaagggaactatattcaataccttgtaatgacctataatggaaaagaatctaaatttttaaaaaaatgagcagagcaaCTAGATACACGTTTTTCCAAAGTAGACATACAAGTGAACAGtcagtacatgaaaatgtgctcaaaatcactaatggAAATTCAAACATCaccaagggaaatgcaaatcaaaaccacaatgagatatcacctgacaCTTTCAAGACCTTGTGACTCTTTCACCTTGACATTTTCATTCTGCATATGGTCTCCCTCAGAGCCTGGTGGACCTGCTTGTTCCGTAGAGTGTAGATGACAGGGTTCAGCAGTGGGGTCACCACCGTGTTCACAAGGGCAGCCTCCCTGTTGAAGTCCAGCCTGTTCACTTGCTTTGGTTTCAGGTATATAAAGACACAGCTTCCGTACATCAGAGAGAGGACAATGAGGTgagaggagcaggtggagaaggctttctGTCGCTCCTTGGCTGATGGGAGATGCATGATTGTGATTACTATGTTGCTGTACGCAATGATGGTTATGATGAGGGATGTCAAAAGGATACACAGAATGAGGACAAAGGCCAACTTTTCAACAGACCTGGTGTCAGAACAGGAGAGATGGATCAGAGGACCGAGGTCACAAAAGAAGTGAGGGATGACACGGGGGCCACAGAAGGATAATTGGAACACCTTCACCACCAGACAAGTAACAAGAGTGAAGCCCAAAGCAAAGCAGGCTGTGATCAGGAGGAAGCAAGTCTTCAAGTTCATGATGGTTGGGTAATGAAGAGGCTTGCAAATGGCCAGGTACCGATCCAGAGACATCACTGCTATGAGGAGGAAAGCTGCTGCTCCCAGAAATATTAAGAAAGAGGCTTGTATGAAACAGGCGGCAAAGGAAATCGTTTGCTTGCCTAAAAGGAAGATGACCAGCAACTTAGGAATGACAGCACTTGTGACACAAGACTCAGTGAAGGAGAAAATGCTGAGGAGAAAGTACATAGGTGTCTGGAGCCGGGAGTCAGCACAGGTGATGGTGACTATGAGTGCATTGGCTGCAATGGACAGCAGGTATGCCAGCAGGTGCATCAGAAAGAGGACTTTTCCCAGGTGCTGAACAGCAGGAAACCCCTCCAAGGTGAATTCTTGGACAGTTGTCCCATTGCCCATTTCCATGGGCACTTCTTTCCACAACAGCATCACCAACTGCTCTTAATCTAGAAGAAAGATATTACAACAAGCACAAAAGTCTTAAGGGAGCATGAGATCAAGTTATTTGACTCCTCTAGAAAGCATCCAGGCAAATAGCAGTCTTGCAGTGAGTTGTTTCTTGAACTAGAAGGGCGTGAGTTCAATACCATTTCAATATTGACTTTTAACCCTGGAGAGATGGGTCATCTTTGGAAAGTTAAATTTTGTAAATTTCACTTtcatcctctgtaaaatgaagatgtaaGTATCTATGTGTTCATGTTCTTGTGAGGGTTAAGTAAGATAAGCATGTAAGTCACTGACATACGATGTCAGTGTTTCTTTTATGTTCCTCAAAGTCTAACTTTAATATTAGGGTCAACTGTATACTCTTAAATACAGGGTGACCAGTAGGCAGAGTCACTGACATTTGCATATTTATGCAATAAATTATTGCATTTTACGTTATTATCTGTTTATAAATAAGAATAACATAATATTATGAATATTCCCTTTAAGTatcccttttaaaatatacaataaattcTAGGGTCCaaagcatcaccatcatcagcatcaccatcaccgtCATATTTATGAGGACTGTAAGACTGCCTGATACTTTTATGGTCATCAAGACTCAGTATTTCTACTACTCCCCACGATAATGATGAGGGTCAGTTAGGTTGCCTCAACCCCTTAGTCTccaaaaggagaaactgaggatTAGAGAAATTCCAGCACAAtttggtcacacagctgggacttTAGCTAGATCTGCCAGAATCCAAAGCCCCAGTGTTTCCAAATGCTGTgacaaaatatctttaaataggAATATTTGTTGATAATCTCTCAAACTAAAGTGAAAGCTTAGCTttatttaccttcatttttttctatcctgTTAAAATCTTTTAATGCATTACTTACTTATAAAAAAACACGGGCCTTAGAGATGATCTCCTTTAGTACGAACACTTTACGGAGGAGACTGGAGACCAGAGACATTGTATAAATTGTAAACCCAGGAATTACTCCACTCTTCTGAGGCTCCATGCTGGCAGGTAAGATGTGTGGTGAATGACAGTAGTTCACAGGATTAGCCCACTAGGAAGGATATTTTGAGAACTTGGCAGCTGCACACTCACTCTTAGGCCAAAGCTCAATGAacattctccttctctcttcaaTCCCCTCAATAAAACACTTTTCTTAAGATGACAATGTTTGGCTCTCGCATCTCAATAGTAAACGGAAGGCCTGctgtgtggagtgtgtgtgtgtgtgtgtgtgtgtgtgtgtgtgtgtgtctcactaAACCTGCCATGAGCCAAGTACTCTGAAGTGATGCTTATGCAACCAAACTGCTCACCCCGGAGTGGCACTGCCCCCAGGCAGCCTGAAGGTACCTCTGCTTCTGTTCCAGTTTACCTCCAGTTTACCACTGTCCCTGACACAGGCACACACAAGTCGCCTCATGAGGGACGGGGATGCCTCCTCTTGAAGTTAGTCTCTTCCAAGGAATCAAGAGATTTCTCTGGGATGTGGAGAAGGGATTGGAAAAGGAAACTCCTTTGTCATACCGTGTTGTCCTCAAATGGGGTGACTATACATCCCATGTTCCCAACGTTCCTGGTTGACAATGTCTTGATTCTAGAGCGCAGAATTTTTCATACCACAAGGCTTCTTCTCAGCCTTGACCACTGAAATCCCAGAAAGGAGCAGACAGAATAAAGCAATCACATTTCACTGCCCCATTCTGGGTGAAAGCTTGGTTCTGGAACTACTGAGGGTTCCGATTAAAGGTGTGGCTCTGCCTCCCCCAGCTGCTAACAGCCCAGCCTAACATGCTGTCCATCTCCTATACCAGCTAACAGGAGCAGGCAGCTTCTTTTGAGTCCAGCCCTGGGAGCTGCTAGGACAAGGCTCCTTCTGCTGCAGTACACCGTTGT
This window harbors:
- the LOC130853022 gene encoding olfactory receptor 6C74-like, whose amino-acid sequence is MLLWKEVPMEMGNGTTVQEFTLEGFPAVQHLGKVLFLMHLLAYLLSIAANALIVTITCADSRLQTPMYFLLSIFSFTESCVTSAVIPKLLVIFLLGKQTISFAACFIQASFLIFLGAAAFLLIAVMSLDRYLAICKPLHYPTIMNLKTCFLLITACFALGFTLVTCLVVKVFQLSFCGPRVIPHFFCDLGPLIHLSCSDTRSVEKLAFVLILCILLTSLIITIIAYSNIVITIMHLPSAKERQKAFSTCSSHLIVLSLMYGSCVFIYLKPKQVNRLDFNREAALVNTVVTPLLNPVIYTLRNKQVHQALRETICRMKMSR